TCGATTGCCCCCCAGTCGAAGCCCCAGCTATCCATCACCGCGGGACTCGGCACGTGGCGCTTCACCCCCGAGTCGAGGAGGTAGACCGAAGCGCTTCCGTCGTCAGCCTTGACGAGCGAGGGCTGCGCTTGCACGGGTAGAGCCTCCTCGTGCTCTGCTAGCGCGGCGTCGGAGACCGGCATCACGTCCCAGAAGTAGTCAAGTTGCCACGCGGCAAATACATCGGGATTCGGCACGTGCCGAAGCACGCCATCTGGAATCATCGGCTCACAGCGCAGCGCCTTCGGGCTCGAGCTGAGCTGGGAATTCTCACCGCCGCTTGCGTCGATCCCGTAAGCGTGCACCGCGTGATCCTGGCCATCATGCAGGCTCAGGGGAGAATCCGCCTCAAAGCCGTGCTCACAAGAGCCGATCGCGCCGCACAGGTCATCGCGGTACTGGTCCGCCTTCAACGCGAAGGATTTCGCATTGGCATCACCCGCGGGCCCGCCGAAGTAGAGGTGGACGTCGATAGGCGTGTTCGCCTTGTCTTCGTCCTGTGCCCAGCCAGCCACGCGATCGCAGTCAGCGGCGTCCAGGTATCCGCGAGGCGACTTGTCGGTGTTCACGCAGCTACCTGGCGAGGTGAGAAACTTGATGTCCGCCCCGTAGAAGAACTGCAGAATACGCTTGTAGTCGTAGCCCTTCGAGTTCTCGAGGCAGCGCGCCCCCCACTGGCTCATGCAGCCACGGTTCTGACCGTAGCCAGGCGGCCCAATGTAGCCGAGCGCCGTCTGTTCGACGCTGGTGCCCGTCTTGCCGTCGTTGTAGGTGACCCAGTGCTCGGTGCTCCCGCTGCTGCCGACACAGCTTGGCGGTTTCACACCCGAGTCACCGGCGACGAAGAACCCGTAGGTCAGCATTCCGCCGTAGCTCAGGTAGACGCCTGCCGTCTCTTTTACCGCTTGGTAATGAATGGCCGAGGGCGTCGCACCGCACGAATAGACTTGGCAGCCTTGGCTGTCGCAGATGCTGCCTTGGGTGGCCATGTTGTAGTAGGCTACGGAGCGCGCGGCGATCGCTTGCGCCTTCAGCGCCTGGAGGTTCGCACCGCCGTTTTCGCACTGAATGACGTGAGGCAGGTAGTCGTCCTCCATCGAGATGGTGCCCACCCCCGTGACCTTGATCGTGCAGTAGGCGTTTGGCAGCGGCGCGCTCACCGCCTCGCTCTGCTCCCCGATGGGTTCGCCGTATCCAGCGGGATCCGTCCAGCACGCGGTCAGTACCAGTAGCCCTGAGCAACCCAAGAGAATGCGCTTCACACCGCGCGGCAATGCACGGCGAGTGCCAAGCCTTCAGCGCTGAAGAAGCACGCTAGATTCCCGTGCTTTTCCGATTTTTGGTGGCTCTGGACGCGGTGCCCCCTCCCCCCCAACCGAACGGGTTACACAACCCTTTGCACAACTCGAGGTGGTTCGAGCGCAAGCGACGACTTCGCCCGCCCTCGGCGTACGGCGCTTCCAGCAGGCTGGCCTGCACGAATGTTTCCGCGAGGTTTAGCGTTTGCGCGGGCGCGGGAGCTTGAAGCGCTCCAGGCGGTTGATCAGGGTGCGGCGTGAGACTCCCAAGAGTTCAGCGGCGCGGGTCTGGTTTCCCCGTGCCTGCTCGAGCGCTGTCTGGATGCGTTCGCGTTCCCAAGCATCCGCCGCATCGGGATCGCTGGGTCGAGAGCGCGTGTCGTTGAGCTGAGGAACCTGCTGAGGCCGTGCCTCGGAGCTGCCCAAGGCTGCTGCCACGGGATCGATGTGTACGTGGTGCGCCTCGATGGCGCCCCCACCGCTCAGCACCACGGCACGCTCCACCACGTTCTTGAGCTCACGCAGGTTGCCGGGCCAAGAATGGCCAAGCAAGCGCTGGATGGCCGATGCGGAAACGGCCGGGGGCGCGATACCCGAGCGCCCCGCGTGCTCGGTAACGAAGGTCTGAACGAGCGTCGGGAGCTCATCCAAGCGCTCACGCAGAGGCGGGATTTGTAGAGTGATCCCCGCGAGTCGGAAATACAGATCCCTACGAAAACGCCCCTCGAGGATCTCCTTGTCGAGCTCCCGGTTCGTTGCCGCGATGAAACGCACATCGAAAGACACGGGCCGCACGCCGCCCACCCGATACACCTCGCGTTGTTCGATCGCGCGCAGCAGCTTTGCCTGAACGCCCAGCGGCATCTCGCCGACCTCGTCGAAGAAGATGCTGCCTCCGCTCGCAGCTTCGAGCAGCCCTTGCTTCGACTGCACGGCGCCGGTGAACGCGCCACGCTCATGACCGAAGAGCTCGCTCTCGAGCAGGTTCTCCGCCAACGCGGCGCAGTTGAGTCGCACCAGGGGGTGACGGGCCCGACGGGAGCGTCCGTGGATTTGGCTCGCCATCACGTCTTTGCCAACGCCGGTCTCGCCGCAAAGCACCACGCTGATGTCGCTGGCTGCAACACTGGCGATGAGCTGCCCAAGCTCCTGCATGCGTTGGCCGAGGGGGCGAGACTCGGGCGCCTGAGTTGGGGCCGCCGCTTGCTCCACCACGAGCACGACGCTTCCAAGCTGCACTAGCGCGCCCAGCGGCACCCGAATGGCTTGATTCGGCGTCAGCGAGGCGCCGGACACGCGCGTGCCGTTCGATGAGCCGAGATCCACGATCTCGACTCCCCCCGATGTGAGTCGCACCCGAGCGTGCTCACGCGAGACACTCTTGTGGTCCACGCTCACGTCCGCGCTGCGCGAACGCCCGATCACCAGGTCATCTCCCTGGGACAACGGACGCGTGAGTGAGCCGTTGTCCCAGAGCAGCACCAGGCGTTCTTCACCCGCGGCGGCTTGAGGCAGCACGCGAGACCAAGTGACCTCTTCGTTCATGGGACGCCGCACTATAACCAAATGCGTCGCCCACACTGCCAGCTCGCGTGGGAAAACCCCGGGGCGATTCCCGGTGGTCAAACCAATCCTGGAGCACCCGATGGGGTGTCGATCGAAGCCGTACTTGACTCCCGGACGGTGAAATCAGCCGAGATCCCTACTTCTCGAGCACGCGCGCCACGGCGGTGCCCTGACCCGCCGCTGCGCTGAGCACGGCCTTCACGGGCGTCGATGGCAGGACCCACTTGAAGCAATCGGGAGCCGGTGCGACCACCGCGTTTGGCTCACTCGTATTATCCGCGGCGAGCACCGGGCTACCGAAGGTGGGCAGCGCAATCTCCGTGACCAACTTCAAATCGAGGTTGGTGATCTGCCCAGTGCTCATCCCAACCAGGGTGTAGCACTTGCCCGTTTGCGCCTGGAAACGCAGCTCGAGCACCTGACCCTGAGTGAAGTTCCCGCCGATAGTGCCGATGGTCTTTGCGCCGGGCGCGTGCTGCGTCATCAGCGGACCGAGCAACGGCTCGGCTGCAGCCAATGCCGTAGCGTCTAGGGGCATCGCGTTTGGACCGGGCTGATACATCGTGTTGCCCAAGCCGCCCATGCCCGCGACTGCTCCGCTGCCTCCATTGGCCATCCCCGCGCCGCCGCCCATGCCGCCGTTCGCCGCGCCGCCGTTCGCCATGCCCGCGCCGCCGCCGTTCGCCCCACCTCCGTAGCCCGCGTCGTTCACGCAGTACTGGCCGTCGTAGTGCTGCCCTGGTGGGCAGTTCACTGTGGGAGGCGCTTTCGCGTCGTCACCGCCACCGCACGCGGTGACGCAACCAAACAAAACAAACAAAGCGAGGGACTTGTGCATGCTGCCTTCCTTCTTCGCGCCAGCGTGGCGCGAACGACTTGAAGCTGGAAAGCAGAACGCCGAGTCCCTCGCCTGGCTTACACCTCTACGTTCAGCCGCCGGAGCAGAAGCCTTCGTAGTCGATGTACTCCTTGATCGTGGGGTTCTCGCCACACACTGGGCAGTGCTTGTCCTTGCGCAGCTTCAGCGTACGGAAGGTCATGCCCAAGCTGTCATAGGTCAAGAGACGCCCTGACAGGTTGTTTCCGCGATCCAGGATCAGCTTCACGGCCTCGGTCGCTTGGAGGACGCCGATCGTGCCGGGCAAGATGCCGAGCACGCCAGCTTCCGCACAAGATGGCGCGAGGTGCGGCGGCGGCGGCTCGGGGTAGAGGCAGCGGTAGCAGGGCCCCTGATGCGGAATGAAGGTCGTCACCTGACCGTCGAAGCGGAAGATCGAGCCATGCACCACCGGGATGTTGTGGAACACACTGGCGTCGTTCACCAGGTAGCGTGTCGGGAAGTTGTCCACGCCGTCCACGATCACATCCCAGTTATCCGCGAGGATACGCTCGATGTTCTCGCTGGTCAGTCTCTCTTGGTACTTGATGATTTTGACGTCAGGGTTCAGGTCCCTGAGCGCCTGCTCTGCGCTATCCACCTTCGGCATACCCACCCGGGAGGTGGCGTGGACGATCTGCCGCTGCAGGTTGGAGGCATCCACGACATCAGCATCGATCAAACCGAGCGTGCCCACGCCCGCTGCCGCGAGGTAAAGCGACGAGGGGCTCCCGAGGCCGCCAGCGCCGAGCAGCAGCACGCGGGCCTTCAAGAGCTTTTCCTGGCCCTTCTCCCCCACCTCTGGCAGGAGCAGGTGTCGGGAGTAGCGATCGAGCTGGGCGGAAGTGAGCTCTGGAGGCGTCTCCACCGGCCAGCTCATGTCCTTCCAACGGATGAAGCCAGGGTTGACGGAAACCACATTGCTGTAGCCCAGCTCCGCGAGCGTCTTTGCAGCAAACGCGCTGCGCGTACCGCCGGCGCAGTAGACGATGACCTCCGCAGATTTGTCCGGTAGCTTGTTCTCCGCCTGCATCTCCAAGAATCCACGCGGAATGTGCGTCGCGCCTGGGATGAAACCACCGCGGAACTCGTCCTTTTCCCGCACGTCCACGAGGGTCTTGATGTCTCCCTTGTCGAAGCGCTGCTTCAACTCTTCCAGGGTCATCAACTTCACCGCGTCGCGGACCTCCATGAACAGGTCGCTGTAGGTCTTGGCCATGCTTCGTTTGCCTACTTCTGGCTTCCCCCGAAGGGGATCCTTTCGGCCGCAGCTGCTACCCGGGTGAGGTTCAGTGCGACTCGTGTTTTTTTGGGGGTGAGAGAACGCCGGTAACCAGCGAAAGGGCGAGGAGACTAGCGCGAGGCACCACCAGACCGCAGCGCGGCGATGCTCAAGCAGAATCTTGACTTATCCGATGCAGGAATCCGGCAACGCTTAATATTGAGGATCCCCGCCCCACGTCAAGCTGGCGCACACTCCGGGTCGTTTCGAATTCGCGCCCGGGAGGCTTGAACGAGCGCGGGTGCCCAAAAAAGAAAGGGCGCGTCCGGTTCGGACGCGCCCTCGAGTCGGTTTCGATTCTTGACTCAGAACGTGTAGATCCAGGTGAAGCGACCGGTGATCTTGTCCTGGTCCTTCACCTGCGCCTCCTCCACCGTCTCGTAGCCAAGGAACATGAGCAGCGTCGCGCCCTTGCCGTACGCGAGACTCACGGCCCCACCCACGGGCAGGCTCAAGAGCGCCTTGTCTGGCTCGCCCTGGTCGTTGGGGATCTTTGCCGCGTTGTTCAGACCGTAGGTCAGCTCGAACTGAGGTCCAACGCTGACGTCACGGCCGACCTTGAACAGCAGGAAGTTGCGGGTGTAGAGGGTGTTCGGCTCTTCATCGTTGTGGAACACGCCCTTGTTGATGAAGAACTGAATCCAGGACTCGAAGTAGATCGGGTCGCTGGAGAAGATCGTGAACAGCTGCGGCGCGATCAGCGGGTTTACCCGCTGACCATTGAAGTTGAAGTTCACGCCAATCATCGGGGTCAACGTGAGGTTGTCCAACGAGATGACTGGGCCGATGTCGAACTCGCCGTTGGTCTGCGCCCCGACGCCCGTCAGCGCTCCCGTCGTTGCGTCCGCGTCGCCGCCCACGCCCTGGAACACGTAGATGTCGCTCGCGATATCGACTCCGCCTAGGCTGTGAGTCGCACCTGCCCAAAACTGCAAGCCAAGGGGATCCGCATCCATGCGAAACCAACCGGGCACGTCGGACTCTTCTTCGGCAGCAGGCGCCGGCGCGGGCGTTGGCTCTGCGGCGGGGGTGCCTTCTTGAGCCCAGACGCCGTGGGAGAACGTAAGCGCGGCCGCAGCCGCCAAGACGGAAAGTCGCTTATGGTGGTTCATGTGTACTCCGTAGGTGGTGGGTCGCTGTCACACACCGGCCTAGAGTCACCCCCAACCGAGCCGTGCAGCGCTAGTCGCCCGCCATGGGCGAGCTGAGGCAGTCTCGCCGCGGCATTTTTCGCAAAGGTTTCCGTCGGGCTACGCCTGACGCAACGCGCCAAGAAGAATGCTGCAGCTCGTCGCATTGGCGCTGTGAGCATGGTCCCCTCCCCACCATGGTTCGAGGGCATTGCGAATCAGCGAACCAGCGGATCAGCGAACCGGCGTATGAACCACGATGCATCCCGTTTCGATGCGCCAACCGGCCTTCGAGGGTTGCTAGACTGCGAGGCTCTGGACTCGCGCGCGCCCGCGCGATTGAAACTAGAAGTCGGTCCCATCTCTTCACGGAGCCCGCGTCCCAAGCTCCGAGACCTGCGAGGAAAATGTCTACAAGTCGTCTGGGTGAGCTACTCGTTCGAGAAAAACTCATCAGCCTTCAGCAGCTGCGACAAGCGCAGGAAGAGCAGAAACGCAGCGGCAGCAACCTGGGGTTCACCCTGGCCCGGCTTGGGTACATTTCCGATGGGGAAATAACGAACTTCCTCTCGACACAGTACCGCCTGCCAGCGATCAACCTCGACGACTACGAAATCGAGGCCGACGTCATCAAGCTGGTCGGACGAGACGTCGCAGAGAAGCACAAGATCATCCCGGTGAGCCGCTCAGGCTCCTCGCTGATCGTAGCGATGGCGGACCCCACGAATCTGCATGCCATCGACGACATCAAGTTTCTCAGCGGCTACAACGTGGAGCCAGTGGTTGCCAGCGAGACGGCAATCACCAATGCCATCGAGCGCTACTACAACGTCGGCCCCAGCTACGACGAAGTGCTCGGCGAGCTCGACCTAGAAGACGCGGACATCGACTTCGAAGGCGATGATGAGGACGTCAACGTCCTCGAGTTAGAGCGCGCCAGCGAGGACGCGCCGGTCATTCGTCTGGTGAACGTGTTGCTCCTGAATGCGATTCGCAAAGGCGCGAGCGACATCCACGTGGAGCCGTACGAGAAGCGCCTCAGAGTGCGCTACCGCATAGACGGAGTTCTCCACGAGGAAATGACTCCTCCGCTCAAGCTGAAGAACGCGATCGCCAGCCGTCTCAAGATCATGAGTCAGCTGGACATCGCGGAGCGTCGCCTACCTCAAGACGGTCGTATCAAGCTCAAGCTCGGCAAGGGCCGCGAGATGGACTTCCGCGTCAGTGTCTTGCCGACGATGTGGGGCGAGAAAATCGTCTTGCGTCTGCTCGACAAGGGCAACCTACAGCTCGACATGTCGAAACTCGGGTTCGACCCCAAGCCCCTCGAGGACTTCCTGTGGGCGATTCACCAGCCGTGGGGAATGGTCCTCGTCACCGGACCAACGGGTTCCGGTAAGACCACGACGCTGTACTCCGCGCTGAGCGATCTGAACAAGCCAGAGGCCAACATCAGCACCGCCGAAGATCCGGTGGAGTACAACCTTCACGGTATCAATCAGGTGCAGATGCACGATGACATCGGCCTGAACTTCGCGATGTCGCTGCGCGCGTTCCTGCGCCAAGACCCCGACATCATCATGGTCGGCGAGATTCGAGACTTCGAGACCGCGGAGATCGCAGTCAAGGCAGCTCTCACCGGGCATATGGTGTTGTCGACGCTCCACAC
This Polyangiaceae bacterium DNA region includes the following protein-coding sequences:
- a CDS encoding sigma 54-interacting transcriptional regulator, with the protein product MNEEVTWSRVLPQAAAGEERLVLLWDNGSLTRPLSQGDDLVIGRSRSADVSVDHKSVSREHARVRLTSGGVEIVDLGSSNGTRVSGASLTPNQAIRVPLGALVQLGSVVLVVEQAAAPTQAPESRPLGQRMQELGQLIASVAASDISVVLCGETGVGKDVMASQIHGRSRRARHPLVRLNCAALAENLLESELFGHERGAFTGAVQSKQGLLEAASGGSIFFDEVGEMPLGVQAKLLRAIEQREVYRVGGVRPVSFDVRFIAATNRELDKEILEGRFRRDLYFRLAGITLQIPPLRERLDELPTLVQTFVTEHAGRSGIAPPAVSASAIQRLLGHSWPGNLRELKNVVERAVVLSGGGAIEAHHVHIDPVAAALGSSEARPQQVPQLNDTRSRPSDPDAADAWERERIQTALEQARGNQTRAAELLGVSRRTLINRLERFKLPRPRKR
- the moeB gene encoding molybdopterin-synthase adenylyltransferase MoeB, translated to MAKTYSDLFMEVRDAVKLMTLEELKQRFDKGDIKTLVDVREKDEFRGGFIPGATHIPRGFLEMQAENKLPDKSAEVIVYCAGGTRSAFAAKTLAELGYSNVVSVNPGFIRWKDMSWPVETPPELTSAQLDRYSRHLLLPEVGEKGQEKLLKARVLLLGAGGLGSPSSLYLAAAGVGTLGLIDADVVDASNLQRQIVHATSRVGMPKVDSAEQALRDLNPDVKIIKYQERLTSENIERILADNWDVIVDGVDNFPTRYLVNDASVFHNIPVVHGSIFRFDGQVTTFIPHQGPCYRCLYPEPPPPHLAPSCAEAGVLGILPGTIGVLQATEAVKLILDRGNNLSGRLLTYDSLGMTFRTLKLRKDKHCPVCGENPTIKEYIDYEGFCSGG
- the pilB gene encoding type IV-A pilus assembly ATPase PilB; protein product: MSTSRLGELLVREKLISLQQLRQAQEEQKRSGSNLGFTLARLGYISDGEITNFLSTQYRLPAINLDDYEIEADVIKLVGRDVAEKHKIIPVSRSGSSLIVAMADPTNLHAIDDIKFLSGYNVEPVVASETAITNAIERYYNVGPSYDEVLGELDLEDADIDFEGDDEDVNVLELERASEDAPVIRLVNVLLLNAIRKGASDIHVEPYEKRLRVRYRIDGVLHEEMTPPLKLKNAIASRLKIMSQLDIAERRLPQDGRIKLKLGKGREMDFRVSVLPTMWGEKIVLRLLDKGNLQLDMSKLGFDPKPLEDFLWAIHQPWGMVLVTGPTGSGKTTTLYSALSDLNKPEANISTAEDPVEYNLHGINQVQMHDDIGLNFAMSLRAFLRQDPDIIMVGEIRDFETAEIAVKAALTGHMVLSTLHTNDAPATISRLLNMGVEPFLITASVNLVLAQRLARRICNDCRREVNVEQSVLVDLGVPEADWPTYKVFRGQGCATCNNTGYKGRVALYEVMRFTENLKERVLEGASTAELKLEAIRNGMSTLRMSGIHKVSEGISTPEEIMRVTMAD